In the genome of Paenibacillus pabuli, one region contains:
- a CDS encoding spore germination protein, which yields MPQFILNHLPKWGVLMEVFFLSAVPLLILLTIRQIKIFDGAYSQRKQKLEEIQREDQRGLDSGDTRTASDEEILSYTDDYQLNLDKFRKTALDMDDVNERTIFLQNLKARGILFFVDGLTDKPGLDQNILKPLLDWASKPLTDEHIRNEKLEDYLVQQVLLISETEWIVDVHQALRKVLFGSTMLLVEGMPGALLLGSSRGQTRSVEEPISEAVLRGPRIGFTETLSDNTAMLRRHGENKSLAMTSYQVGKRVQKKLMVIYFKDIANEELVAEVKRRIRTIDVDEVLENGYVEQLIEDNFLSPFAQIQNTERPDRVMSSLLEGRVAILLDGSSYALLMPVTYAMMLQSPEDYYERWLPGSLIRILRFVCTFISLFAPALYISFISFHPGLIPTKLVVSIIATRQGVPFSTLIEALIMEIAIEVLREAGLRLPKPIGPAMGIVGGLIIGQAAVNAGIVSPILVIVVAVTAICSFATPMYSAGLSMRLLRFPIMFSAAMFGLYGVIMSFLFLTVHMLKLKSFGISYVNLAVPQSLKDWKDYVIRVPLQFMKYRPEVLKPKESKRKD from the coding sequence ATGCCACAATTCATCCTGAACCATTTACCCAAATGGGGAGTGCTAATGGAAGTCTTTTTTCTTTCGGCTGTTCCACTGCTCATTCTACTCACCATCAGACAGATTAAAATATTTGATGGGGCTTACAGCCAAAGAAAACAAAAATTAGAGGAAATACAACGGGAAGACCAACGAGGACTCGACTCGGGCGATACGCGAACAGCATCAGATGAGGAAATACTTTCTTATACGGATGACTATCAACTTAACCTGGACAAATTCAGGAAAACTGCTCTGGATATGGATGATGTAAACGAGAGAACGATCTTTCTCCAAAATTTGAAAGCCAGAGGCATCTTGTTTTTTGTGGATGGCCTTACCGACAAACCGGGACTCGACCAGAATATATTAAAGCCGCTTCTGGACTGGGCAAGTAAGCCCTTAACAGATGAACATATTAGAAATGAAAAGCTAGAGGATTACCTTGTGCAACAAGTCTTGTTGATTTCGGAGACCGAATGGATCGTCGATGTCCATCAAGCATTACGAAAAGTCCTGTTCGGTTCCACCATGCTGTTAGTTGAAGGCATGCCAGGTGCCCTGCTGTTGGGAAGCTCTCGCGGCCAGACCCGTTCCGTAGAGGAACCCATATCAGAAGCTGTTCTTCGCGGACCAAGAATCGGCTTTACCGAAACGTTAAGCGACAATACGGCCATGTTGCGCAGACACGGAGAAAATAAAAGCCTTGCCATGACGTCCTATCAAGTCGGTAAGCGGGTGCAAAAAAAGTTGATGGTTATATATTTCAAGGATATTGCCAATGAAGAGTTGGTGGCAGAGGTCAAACGGCGTATAAGAACCATTGACGTGGATGAAGTATTGGAGAACGGTTATGTGGAACAGCTCATCGAGGACAATTTTTTGAGTCCATTTGCCCAAATACAAAATACAGAACGCCCTGACCGGGTTATGAGTTCCTTGCTGGAAGGTCGGGTAGCCATATTGTTGGATGGTTCTTCCTATGCGCTGTTAATGCCCGTCACCTATGCCATGATGTTACAATCCCCGGAGGATTATTATGAACGCTGGCTTCCTGGCTCGCTGATCCGTATCCTTCGTTTTGTCTGCACGTTCATTTCCCTTTTCGCTCCTGCCCTGTACATTTCATTTATTTCGTTTCATCCCGGCCTGATTCCAACCAAATTGGTTGTTTCCATCATCGCCACAAGGCAAGGCGTTCCCTTTTCGACACTCATTGAGGCACTGATCATGGAAATCGCCATTGAAGTATTGCGTGAAGCAGGACTGCGACTTCCTAAACCTATCGGTCCCGCCATGGGAATCGTAGGTGGACTGATCATTGGACAGGCTGCGGTAAATGCAGGAATCGTCAGTCCCATTTTGGTCATTGTTGTTGCCGTGACAGCCATCTGTTCCTTTGCGACGCCAATGTACAGCGCAGGGTTATCTATGCGCCTGCTGCGTTTTCCAATTATGTTTAGCGCTGCGATGTTTGGATTGTATGGCGTAATCATGTCTTTTCTCTTCCTGACCGTCCATATGCTCAAGTTGAAAAGCTTCGGCATTTCTTATGTCAATCTGGCCGTCCCCCAGTCCTTGAAAGACTGGAAAGACTATGTGATCCGTGTACCTCTGCAATTCATGAAATATCGTCCCGAGGTTCTCAAGCCCAAGGAATCTAAACGCAAAGATTAG